TTTATAAAGTCAAACCCGTTTTGCATAAGCACCTCAGGCTCCGGAGGTTTTAAAGAAAAAGCATCTATTTTTGTGTGATAGGTTGCTATTTCAATTTTTATGTTTTCAAAATTATCTTTTTCGGTAAATGTTATTTTAAAAATATTGTTTTCAATTTGCCTTTTACCTATATACTTTTTCAATTCCGTAGTTCTTTTGTTGTATTGATTCAAAGCTTTTTTATTATTTTTAAAATATTCAACAGCCTTTTTCATTCCTGCAACAAAGGGAAGCTGATAAACCGAATTAAACTTTAACTTTTTTTCTATTACAACAAAATAGAATTTTTCATTTGAGCCATAGACTTCATCATCAGGTATATAATCGTAAACTGAAACATCCGGAATATCATAATATTCCGAGTATAAACTATCGGCATATTTTCTAAAAAAAAATTCTTCTTTTGAATTTTCCTGTTTAGGTTTTGATTTTATACTTACATCATGTTTACTTGAACCTGATTTTCCTTCTTTAAATCCCTTTATTATCGGATACAGTTTAAAAATTACAACTATCCAAAGTAAAATTATAAAGAGAACAAAAATAAGTTTCGCTTTTTTTGCTTTTTTTTCCATGAAAGAAAACTAAATTACTCTTCTTCTTTTTTATCAAGCACCTGAAATGTTTTCATAGAGGCATCGAGCATTTCTACAATTTCAGGTTCAATATCATGGGATAGGGTAGCCGCACATACATAAAGAATGCTGTTGTGCTTAAACAAATAAAAATAATGTTTTACAATCCCTTTCTCTTCATGAAGTTCCATAATTATTTTTCGTGATTCCAAATTATAATTATTTTCAAATTTTTCTTGCGTTATTACTGTAGAATCGGGGGACGGGTCATCAGGATTCTTTTGACCGGATAAATACTCACTGACGATTTCCTCCATTGAACCTGAAACTTCTTCGGAAACAAAAATCATATTTTGATTTTGCCCCTTTACCGAATCGCCGTATATTATCTTATATTTCAGCCCGGGATAGGTCACTGTTTCCCAACCGTCAGGCATTTCAAAGGTAAAATCCTTAAAGTCATCCATATAGTAATCTTGAGATGACAGATAAGAAATCAGTATAAAAATAAAAAAAAGTATCGATAATTTTTTTTTCATAAAACGGCTCCTATGATAAAACCCAGCTTAAAAACTATACAAAAGATGAGGAAAAATGTCAAGGTTTATCTTTAGCCGTTAAAATGATACCCTACTTTAACTTATCCCTGCTTTGCGGTATAATTGCACCCGTTCTAAACATTTATGGAGGTTTTTGTGGATATTTTAGATAAACTAAGGGGCGGAGTCATTATGGACGTAACCAACCCCGAACAAGCAAAGATTGCAGAAAATGCAGGAGCCGTTGCAGTCATGGCCCTCGAAAGAATTCCGGCCGATATAAGGGCAGCCGGAGGGGTCTCAAGAATGAGCGATCCTAGGATGATTAAAGAAATCATAAAGGCCGTAAAAATTCCGGTTATGGCAAAGGTCAGAATCGGTCACTTTGTAGAAGCTTCAATTTTGGAAGCTATCGGTATCGATTTTATTGATGAGTCCGAAGTGTTGTCTCCGGCAGATGAGGTTTACCATGTAGATAAAAATAAATTCAAGGTGCCCTTTGTCTGCGGTGCCCGAAATTTGGGAGAAGCGTTAAGAAGAATCCAAGAAGGCGCAAAGATGATACGCACAAAGGGTGAGGCCGGAACCGGAGATGTAATTCAGGCTGTAAAACACATGCGCCAAATCCAAAGTGAAATGAGGCAGCTGACATGCCTTCGCGAAGATGAGCTCTATGTCGCTGCAAAGAATTTTCAAGTACCTTATGCACTTGTAGAATATGTGCATAAGCACGGGAAGCTCCCCGTTCCGAACTTTTCGGCAGGAGGAGTTGCGACCCCCGCAGACGCAGCCTTGATGGTTCACCTCGGTGCTGACGGCGTTTTTGTCGGAAGCGGTATTTTTAAATCGGGCGATCCTGCAAAAAGAGCTGCCGCCATCGTAAAGGCCGTAAAAAATTACGATAATCCTGCAATCTTAGCAGAGGTTTCAGAAAACCTCGGCCCTGCCATGGTTGGAATCAACGAAGAAGAAATAAAAGTTATAATGAGCGAAAGAGGAGTCTAAGCCGCTTTTCTCAATCTTAAACAAAAAAGAAGGTGTTTTAACGAGCTTCTAAACTCATTAAAACACCTCTTTTTGTTTTATATCTATTTTTATAAAATGCGGACTCCTGCAACACTTTTAAATTCAAAAAATTCGGGACTGACTCCTGTTTTTTCAAAATACCTTTTATGTACCTCAAGATAAAATTCGTCAAGAGCATCTTTTTTTACCAAGGCCAGAATATAGCAGCCTTCGGTATTTCCGACTAACTTTGCTCCTCGGCATCCTCTTTGAATAATGGCAGTTTCAAAAAGAACATTTTGTTCGGTACTCATAAGCTCAAAATCATCCCTCATCGAAATATGGGATTCACAAAGGAGCTTTCCCAAAAGATCCATATCTCCTTTCTCTAAAGCCATTACCGCCTTAGATGTTCTTGCGTTTTCGGTAATGCAGTGCTTTACCCTCCGCATAATTGTCTTATCCAAAAAACTAGGCTGATAGTATGTATAATCCGCTTCGGTTATTTCGCAAAGATGATCCAAGTCTAATTTGTTTTGTAAAATACGCAGGCCTTCTTCACATTCCATGTAGCGGATATTGGACGAAGCCCTATAAGCTTCACTGTTTGTGCGGATACCGATTATTACTATTCCATATTCTCTTAAATTTAAGGGCAGACTTAAAAAAGAAAGATCCCTAGAGTCAAACAAATTAAGAGCATCTTGTTTTGCCGAAAAAGAAGATATTTGATTTGACAGCCCTCTCTTTGTGTTTAAGATTTCATGTTTGGCTTCCAAACACAGCGAGGCTATAGCTTTAAAGCTCTCTTTAAGTTTAAATAGAGATAAGAGGCCCATACAAAAGCCAGCTTCAAATGCCGGTAATGAAGTCTGCCCTGTTTTAAAGCGTAACTTATCGAAGACCATTATATCAAAACCGCTTAAAGGATTTTCAAAATGCTTATTAATTTTTTGTATCGTTAAAAGAATAATATTGAATATGGAACTTGCAAAACCTTCTTTCCTGCTGTCCGGATTTTGATTTTTTCCGGCTTGTCCGCTTATAAGGCCTTCAAACTTTTTATTTAAAACCAAATCCGTCAAAGAAATTTTATCCGAGTTATTTTTTCTAATAAAAAAATAAATAGATTTATCGCAGCATAAATTTAAAACATTTCCGCCGTTATAATCCAGCTCTTCGCCCATGAGGGTCAAACTAAGAGGAGAGGCTATTAAAATTCCTTCTTCCGGCGAAGCGTCATAAACCTCATCAAAAAGTTTTTTAAGTTCAACTTTTAATTCACCTTCGCCCATGTTTTCCAAATTCTTTATATCCGCATTAAAACCCATACAACACCTCTATTCATTATCGGCAGGCAGCCCATTAAAACAAAAGCCATTGTCTTTTTTTAAAAAAAATATTATTCTCGTATACATGGCAAACCCCAAACTTTTTAGAACAATCGACAGGGCTGTTTTTGATTATAAAATGATAGAAGAAGGAGACCGAATTTTACTTGCTGCTTCAGGCGGAAAAGATTCTACGGCCTTAGCCGAGTATTTTTCAATGCGCTTAAAACGCCCCTCGCCTAGATTTCAAGTTCATGCTATGCACATCGCAACCGACGTAGCTCCGCCCCTTTCTCCTGATTTAATAAAAATGTTTGAAAACTGGAATATTCCGCTCACAATAAAAACCGTTTCCGTCTTGGGAAGATTAAAACCTAATGAAAAGATGAATTGCTGGTGGTGCTCAACTCAAAGGCGTACCGAGCTAAATAAGTTTGCTATGGAGGAAGGTTTTAATAAGATAGCCTTAGGCCATCACTTGGATGATATTTTGGAAACTCTTTTGATGAATTCCTTAGAAAAGGGAATATTGTCTACAATGCCCCCTGTCTTAAGATTCGAAAAATATCCCGTTACGATGATAAGGCCGCTCTGCCTTGCAGACCTCCCCATGATTATCCGCCATTCGGAGCAGGCCGGTTATATATGTTCTACCTGCACCTGCAACTTTCAAGAAAACTCCGCCCGCAAAACAGCCCGCTCAAGACTCGACCACTTGACAGGCGGCTCCTACAAGCTCAAGATAAACCTTTTTAATTCTCTAAAGAATATCTTGCCTGAATATCTGCCGTGAGCCTTACCTTATATCTTCCCTTAATAGAGGCATGCTCATACAGCGGGGGCCGCCGCGGCCGCGGGAAAGTTCACCGCAGGGCATTTCGAGGACTTTTAAGCCCTTCTTGTTTAAGATTTCGTTTGTAACATCGTTTCTTTCATAAACGACTATTGTGCCCGGGCTTATGCAGAGGGTATTGGAACCGTCATTCCACTGTTCGCGTTCGGCTGCAATCTTGTCGCCTCCGGCACATTGGATAAGCTCAACCTTTCCGGCTCCCGTATATTTTTCAAGAACCTTTTCTAAGGTAGAATCAATCTGCTTTACGTTGAGTTCTCCCTTTTTGGCACCTTGGGTAATTTCAAAGACTCTTAAAGGCCCTAAAATTCCGGGGTGAATGGTAAACTTGTCAAAGTCTATCTGAGTAAAGACCGTGTCCAAGTGCATAAAGGCCCTGATAGCAGGGATTTGAAAAGCTAAGATCGTTTTTATAGGGGAATCCGAGTTATAAAAGATATTATTTGCTATAGAATCGATGGCGTTGGCGGATGTCCTCTGTGAAAGCCCTATCGCCAAAACATCTTTACCGATATTTAAGATGTCTCCGCCTTCAATACTGGGAGCATCATAGCGGTTGTAAAATCTGTTTACCTTTCCGGCATATTCGGGATGATGCTCAAATATGTACTCCCCGTAAATAGTTTCACGGCATCTTGTTACCGAGTACATTTTATTTAAGCTGACTCCGTTTCCTATACATGCAAAGGGGTCGCGGGTAAAGTAGAGGTTGGGCATAGGGTTTATTATCATAGAACCTGAATCCAAAACATAGTGTGAAAGCGAATGTGTATTCTTAAAGGGTATCTCGTTTGCGTTTACGCCTTCCATTGTTTTTAGGATAAGTTCTTTCGGATCCTTGATTCCATTAAGAAAATCATAGATCATTTTTTGATAATATTCGGAATAGATGTCAGCTTCGTTAATATATTGCTTTATAAATTTTTCGCGGATTTCCGCACTTTGAGAAACAGCCTCAGCCGCCAAGTCTTCAAGATATACAACCTCCACTCCGTTTTTAGACAGAATATCGGCAAAAGCATCGTGTTCTTTTTGGGCCATTTTTAAAAACGGAATATCGTCAAACAATAGTTCATCAAGTTTATCGGGGGTAAGATTTAAAAGTTCCTTTCCGGGACGGTGCAGGAGCACCTTTTTTAGTTTTCCTATTTCGCTTGTAACATTTATGACAGCCATGTAATTCTCCTAAAGTTTAATAATCCGGATGATTGTACAGGATAAGGACAAAGAATTCAATACGTATGGAGGAAGACTTTTTCGATAGTTTATGCTATAATATGGAATAGAAAAAGGGGAAAACCTTATGAATTATTTTTACCTATTATTTTTGCTTCTTGTATTTCCCTTAGTTTTGCTGCTAAGGGCTCTCGCATTTAAACCTAAAAAACCGAATAAACTTATCGTAGAAAATGTCGATATGGACTTTGATAAGGCCATAAGCCGGTTTGCAGGGATGATAAAGATTCCTACGGTATCTCACGCCGATGTCAGTCTTGAAGACCCGTCAGTTTTTAAGAAATTCCAAGCCTATCTGAACGAAGCCTACCCTCTTGTTACAAAAACCTGCCCGCGCCGAATCTTAGGGCCTAAAGGGCTACTCTATCATTGGAAGGGCAAGAGCTCCGAAAAAGCCTCGGTTTTTATGGCTCATTATGATGTAGTTCCCGTAAATCGGGAGGGCTGGAGCCGAGATCCCTTCGGGGCTGAAATTATAGATAATGTACTCTGGGGGCGCGGTACTTTGGATACTAAGTGTACCCTTTGCGGCGTAATGGAAGCTGCCGAGTATCTTCTTTCAAAGGGCTTTGTACCCGAACATGATATCTATCTTTCTTTTTCGGGAGATGAAGAACCGCACGGCCCAAGCTGCCCTGCAATAGTCGAAGAGCTTAAAAAAGAAAATATAAATGTGGAGTTCGTTCTTGACGAGGGAGGGGCCGTAGTTGAAGGCGTTTTCCCCGGCATCAAAGAAAGGTTTGCCGTAATAGGTATAGGAGAAAAGGGGCAGATGGATGTGGAGCTTTCGATGGAAAGTAAGGGCGGCCACGCTTCAACTCCTCCTAAGCACACGATTGTAGGTAAATTGGCGCAAGCCGTCTGCAATATCGAAAACAATCCCCTCCCCATGCATGTAACACCTCCGGTTTCGGCTATGTTCAATGTTCTCGGCCGTCATGCAGGCCTTGGAATGAAATTAGTCTTTGCAAACCTAAAAGTTTTTTATCCCCTATTTAACATGCTTACCAAAAAAACAGGCGGAGAATTAAATGCCATGCTCCGCACCACAACGGCCGTAACAAAGATGTCCGGCTCCGATGCCTTTAATGTTATTCCGCCTAAAGCAAGTATAGGAATCAATATCCGCTATTTAGCCGAGGACGGAAGAGAGAACATTATTTCTCATTTTAAAAGAGTAATAAAAAATGAGGATGTAAAAATTGAAGTCAAATACGATGAAGAACCCAGCCGATATTCAAAAATAGATTGCCCCGAATTCGAGCTTTTAAGCAATGCAATCAGACAGACTTGGGAAAAGACATTAGTAACTCCCTATCTGATGATGGCTTGTTCGGATTCCCGCCATTACTCAAAAATATCGGATAAGGTTTATAGGTTTTCTGCAATGCACCTAACAAAAGAGGAGAGAGGCTTAATTCACGGCAATGACGAAAGAATCCGCTTGGACGAGTTTAAACGCACCCTCGCATTTTTTGTACGTATAATGAATAAATTCTAACTTGACTGTAGACAAAAATAATAGTATCTTTAATATATTATACATATATAAGGCGGTAAATATTATGAATGAAAAAATTACAAAGGCTTTAAACGAGCAGATTAACAAGGAAATGGAATCGGCTTATTTATATTTAGGTATGGCTGTACATTTTGAAGCTGAGGCTCTTACAGGTTTTGCCCATTGGATGCAGACTCAAGCTAAAGAAGAAATGGAGCATGCTCTTAAAATATACAAATACTTGTTTGAAATAGGCGCAAAACCTGTTTTAGGAGCCATAGGAGCCCAGAGTACCGAATATGGAAAACCGATAGATGTTATCAAAAAGGTTTTAGAACACGAAAAATTTGTAACTGCTTCTATCACAAGCCTTTACGAGTTGGCCCTAGCCGAAAAAGATTATAAAACTCAAAGCTTCTTAACTTGGTTTATCAATGAGCAGGTTGAAGAAGAAGCCAATGTTACGGCTATCTTGGATAAGTTTAAGTACATCGATAGCAATACAGGTCTTATGATTTTGGATAAAGAACTGGGCGAAAGAGCTTAAATTTAAAGACGTAAAAAAAACGGCCCTTGGAGGCCGTTTTTTTCTAACAATTTACTTGCCGGTAACTATTGCAATACCGCTGCTTGCACCTATCCTTGAACAGCCCAAACCGATATAGGTTTCCGCATCTTCACGAGTGCGCACCCCGCCTGAAGCTTTTATCTTTGTATCTTTTTTTAAGTATTTTTTAAATAGTTTTATATCTTCAACCGAAGCACCTCGGGGGCCGTAGCCTGTTGAGGTCTTTATAAAATCTGCTCCGGCCTTTTCGATAATTGCACAAATATCCGCAATATTTTTTTCTTCAAGATAACAGGTTTCGACAATTACTTTAAGAAGAACATTCTTTTCATGGCAGACCTTTGTTATGGCACTCACTTCATTTTGCGTATATTCCAAATCTCCTTCTAAAAGTTTCCCGACATTTATAACCATGTCTATCTCTTCAGCACCGGCTTCAATTGCTTTTTTAGCCTCTTCTACTTTTACCTCCGTTGAAGATGCCCCAAAGGGAAAAGAAATAACGCTGCACACCTTTACATCGGAACCTTTAAGTTCATTGCTTACCAATGAAACATTGCAAGGGTTTACACAAACGGAAGCAAAATGATACTCCTTTGCTTCATTACAAATTTTAATTATGTCCTTTTCGGAAGCTGTCGGTTTAAGAAGGGTATGATCTATATATTTATTTAATTCCATATTTAAACTCCTAATTTAAAAATAATATATATTTTGCCTTTTGTCCAGCTATCAACACCTTATTCGATTTGTTCTATCAGGCTATTGATCTTTCCTATGCAGGCAGAGGCAAACCCCTTATCCGGCAACTGAGACGCAATTATTCTAAGATAGCCCAACACATCCTTTAAAGTTTTATCCGTAGAAGTTTTAGGCTCTATTGTTTTTTTCAAAGCACCTCTTACATTTAAGAGGATCATTCTTCGTTTTAACCCGACCTCTCCGGACAATTTATTTATAACATATTCCATTTGAATACGCTCATTACTTATAAGAAAATCTTTTAATTCGATGGAGGGAAGATTATCCATTAAGTCGCGCAAATAGACAAAAAGATTAACTATTTCATAACTTTCGATAATATCCAACTCTTCTTCAAATTGAGGAGATTCTTTTAAACTGTGAGGCAGAACTGAAAGATACGGTTTGTCAGAAAATTTATTTACAATTTCATCAACAGAATCGGAAGTATTCAAATCATCATCAAAGGAAGAAGGAATAAGGGAGTCGGGAGCCGTACCGGCAGGATCTAAAAAATCCTCATCATCAAAGCTTGGCCGGTCGGAAGTTTGCGGCGTTTTTTTATCTTCCTGTCTTTCAGGCAGCGGACTAGAAGCATTTTGAAATTCCGGTACTGTTTCCAATTCCGTTCCCATTTCGATTTCTTCACCTTCAGAGCCAAAGCTGTCAACTGCATCAGGCTTTGCCGCAGAAAAGGGAATATCGGCTGTGCCGGGCTTTTCGGATTTTGCAGCAGAGCTAAGATCTTGGGAATAATCCGATTCAGGCACACTTGATTGCTGCTGCGGTTGAGCTTGATAAGGAGCCGGCTCATTTGGAGGAGCTTGATATGGCTGAGATTGAGGAGCGGGAGCCCCAGTTGCGGGCATCTCTTCTCTTGCTGAAGTATCTTGAAGTTGAAACTCTTCTTCAGGTATATCGTTCTTTCGGTTCCTATTGGGTCCTGGCTTAGTCAACTCAAGAGGATCATACTCTACACCTATGTCCGGACTATCATCAATGGGTGCATCAACATAGACCAAATTATCTAACGACTCTTCATCTTCTCCTCTATCAAAAACTTCATCATCAGCCAATTCCATCAGATCATCAAAAGGCATTTCTAAATCGGGCATATCTTCAAAGCTTTCGCTGAGAGTTATTTCATCATCATCTTCAAAATTTACCGCTCCCAAATTTTCTAAATCCGGCTCAGGACTTATATCAAGTTCTTCTTGAGGAGGTTTAAGCTTATCAAGATTTTTATTCAGAATGCCGTCATCGCCGTAAGACTTAACGGCATCTTCATATAACTGAACAGACTTGGACAAACTGCCTATATCGTCATTTTCTATCTTATCCGTTTGAATATCAACAATTTTATTTGCAAGGCGAACAGCCTCAACAGTATTACCTTCATTTTTGTTCAGCTCTAAAATTGCCGCAAGAGCTTCGGTATTCTTTGCATCATTTTTTATTATTTTATTATATTCATGCTTGGCTAAATCATACCTTTTCATTTGTTCATAGGCTTTTCCTAATTTTAACCTTGCAGAAATTTCTTGAGGCTTTTCATTTAGATATTTGATAAGTTCATTTGCTGCTTCTTTATATTTATCATTATGAAAATATAAATCAGCCAATTCGGCCCTCATATTTATTTCACTTGGAGATAACTGAAGTAAGTGTTCAAAAATAAGCTCTGCTTTTTTTGTATCCCCTAATACCGAATAAAGCTTACCTTGCATTTTAAGAACATCTTTATCGCCCTTAATTTCTTTACTCAAATGATTTAAGATTTCTTTTGCCTTTGCATAATCTTCAAGCATCAAACATACTTCTGCCGTGCTCAATAATAATTCTTTATTATCAGGATTTTTCTCTTTGTTATTTATCAAAATATTATAAGCATCAAAATATCTTTTTTGAGCTTTAAGCATATCGGCATATCCAAGCACTGCAGGCAAAAAGTTTCCATTCACAGAAACGGCTTTTTTATAAAAATCTTCGGCATATTTATCTTCATGAACTTTTTCATAAAGTTTGGCTAATTTTGTAAAATTTTCTTCCGATTGACTTATTGACCCTATAATTATTTTATAGGTTTCAATCGCTTTTCTAAGTTCTTCCATTTCCACATAACAATCGGCAATGGCTGTAAGGGCTTCATACCAATTAGGTTTTGTTTTCATAGCAGTTTGATATGAATTAATCGCTTCTTTGTAAAGCTTTTCTTCCTTATATAATTCTGCAAGATTAAAATTCAAAAATGGATGGTTGGGATCCACTTTTAAGCCAATCTTATAAGTTTCAAGAGCTTTAGGGTAATCTTTACATAGAAAATATACGCTTCCTAAATGGTTATATGCAAGGGCATCATCCGGTTTTATATCCAATACATCGGTAAAACATTGTATTGCATGTTTGTAATCCCCATTTTGTTTATATGTATTACCTAGATTATAAAGAGTTGTTTCGTTTTTGCTGTCTATCGCCTTTGCCTTTTCCAAGATAACTATTGATTCATTAAACATGTTAAGGCGGCGGTAGATAACGCCCATATTATTTAAAATATCCAAATTATTGGGATTAAGAGAATTTAGCTCTTTGTATATTTCCAAACCCTTTTTCATATCGCCGGATCGGATATAGAGTTTTCCTAAAAGAATTTTTAACTGATAATACTCCTCAGGTGTATTTTTTTGTTTTTTTAATTGATTTAATAAAATTTTTTCGGCAAAAGCATAGTCACGAGATAAAATAGCTGAATTAGCCTGCTCAATTATAATGTTCAAATTACTCGCCATTCTTTCCTTCCTTTTTACTTTGCAGAGGCCGAGCCCACACCTCTTTTGAGGTCTCACCGGCATGTTCTCCATTTTCTTCATCATAAGCGGCTATTGCAAAAAAATATATTTTGCCGTTTTTTAAATTTTCTATTTTATAATTTATCACATTTCCTACATCAATCGGAGAACCTTCGCTGAAGTATTCACCTTTTTTATTTCCAAAATAAATCAGATATCCCTTTACATCGGTGTCTATAGAGGGAGACCAAGATAATTCAACCGATGAATCCCCGGCCCTTGCAATAAGCTTTGACGGAGGAAGAGGAAGATTATCTTTTTCATACTCCAAAGAAAATGAATGAATAAGTGGAGATTTAAGCCCTTCCGCATCGGGATAAATATTACAGGCAATCTGAAAAAAACGGCCCGAAATATTTTTTATCTTTTCATTAGGTCTGATACTCTTCCATTCAGGATAGCTTCCGTTCCAATTAAAAGGACTATCGGCAGCCCTGATAAAAAATTCCGCATCGGTTTGTTCGGGTTTGTCGTATAAGGCTTTTAAAACAAGAGGCTGTGATTTATTTCCTCCGGTGTCGATTATATTTGTTTCTATACGGCCTCCGTCTTGAGGATATTTTTCAAACAACGAAGATATTTCCCAAGGCATTCCGAATTGAGAAAAAAAGTTTTTTACTTTTAGTTCATCCATTAAGCCGGAATAGTTTAAGCCTATAAGTACGTCCGATGAAGTACCCAGTGCAGAATACAACACCTGATTACTCTCTCTTCCCGTCTCGGTCATATAAACAATGGCTTCGGACTTACCGTTCATCCTATATTCCAAAAGGCCGGTAGTTTCATCATAAGTAATAAGATGATGACTCCAAATTTCGGGGATTATGTTTGACTTTCCTGAAAGTCTGACATCCAGTCCCTTATTGTTTTTGTCCTGCCAAATATTTAAAAAAGACCATTCGAGCTTATTGTTAAAAATACTTGCCGCAATATTTTGATACATTGTTTTTCGGCCCTCGACCAAGGAAGTCCACCAGCGTAAAATCGTACTTCCGCTTTCCGTTGTCTGAGGACACAACCAGAATTCTATTGTAAAAGATTTTAGAATTTTAGCGCCTGCAAAAAAAGAAGTCTTTGAAGGTTTTAATGCCAAACTTTCATTATTTGAATTATAATGAAAAAGAGCCGCTCCTTCTCCGATTTTTGCCTTTTCAGCACCAAGATGGATAATGGACGAATTAGCAACGGTATAATTTCCGGTTTCTTCAATTGTGTCCTTAAAATCGAAGCTAAGGTACATATCCGTAGTTTCAGTAATATTATGAGATGCGGATGTCAATCCCAAAGATTGAAAGCCGAATTTTCCATTTCTTTGTTCTATATTGCGGGAATAGACAAGATTGTTCCAACCCAATTTTCCGCCGAAATTCAGTACCGCCTCTTCAGAAAAAGCGGAAATTAAGAGAAGATTAAAAAATACAAGGCTCACAACAGAGCTTTTTCGCAAATTCAATTTAAATTTACACATAATCTGCACTTATTATCGGCAAAAAAGCTCCATATGTCAATAAAATAACCATGTTTTTATAGATTTAGAATATTTTTCCGGCAATAATTTAATCAACAACCCTCCACACGAATAAAAAACCGGCCTAAATTAAGCTTTAACTGCCTAATCATCCAGCCGGTTTAAAACTAAAAAGACAAAATCTTTTCTACATTAAAAAGTTTAGTTAGTTTTTTTCTGTGTAAGTTTCATTATAACGTAAAAAACCGCTCCGACTACAAGACCGCCTAAACCGAATAAAATCTTGTCCCAGCTTGAATTATATAAAAGCCAAAGGCTTATTCCTACCGCCAAAAGAGAAACAACATAAACGCCGGGAATTCTAAAAGAGCCTTTCATACCGCGCTTTCTGAATACTAAAATTGCAAGACAGGTCGGTATATATTGGGCAAAACGGGAAACAACCGAAATTGCAGCAAGCTTTGAAAAACTGCCTGTTAAGCAAACCAAGGCTGTCAAGGCGGTTGTTAAAATAACCGAAATGTAGGGGACATCTTTTTTATTTCTTTTAGTTACAAACTTGGGTAAAAAACCGTCATCAGCAAGAGCTACGGCACTTCGAGGAGCTAAGAAAGAAGAAGCAACATTTATTCCGCCTATTGAAACCAAGGTTCCGGTTGTAACAACTGCTTTTGCAACGGGACCTAAAAACTTAGCGGCAGCATCTGCAACAGGGGCCTCGCTTGCTGTAAGTCCATCACCCAAAATACCTATGGCAACTACTTGAATAAGTATATAAAAAACGGAAACACCGCTGATTACCAAAACGACAGCAAGAGGAACATTTTTTTCAGGCTTATCCATATCTTCAGCGGCAACGGCAATAGATTCAAACCCCGTAAAGGCATAAAAGATTAAAAGAGCGGCAGCCCCAAAAGACGTTGTAGTTAAGGCACCTACCGACTGCATAGGTTGAAAATTATCG
The DNA window shown above is from Treponema denticola and carries:
- a CDS encoding tRNA 2-thiocytidine biosynthesis TtcA family protein; translation: MANPKLFRTIDRAVFDYKMIEEGDRILLAASGGKDSTALAEYFSMRLKRPSPRFQVHAMHIATDVAPPLSPDLIKMFENWNIPLTIKTVSVLGRLKPNEKMNCWWCSTQRRTELNKFAMEEGFNKIALGHHLDDILETLLMNSLEKGILSTMPPVLRFEKYPVTMIRPLCLADLPMIIRHSEQAGYICSTCTCNFQENSARKTARSRLDHLTGGSYKLKINLFNSLKNILPEYLP
- the arcA gene encoding arginine deiminase — its product is MAVINVTSEIGKLKKVLLHRPGKELLNLTPDKLDELLFDDIPFLKMAQKEHDAFADILSKNGVEVVYLEDLAAEAVSQSAEIREKFIKQYINEADIYSEYYQKMIYDFLNGIKDPKELILKTMEGVNANEIPFKNTHSLSHYVLDSGSMIINPMPNLYFTRDPFACIGNGVSLNKMYSVTRCRETIYGEYIFEHHPEYAGKVNRFYNRYDAPSIEGGDILNIGKDVLAIGLSQRTSANAIDSIANNIFYNSDSPIKTILAFQIPAIRAFMHLDTVFTQIDFDKFTIHPGILGPLRVFEITQGAKKGELNVKQIDSTLEKVLEKYTGAGKVELIQCAGGDKIAAEREQWNDGSNTLCISPGTIVVYERNDVTNEILNKKGLKVLEMPCGELSRGRGGPRCMSMPLLREDIR
- a CDS encoding amidase domain-containing protein; the protein is MEKKAKKAKLIFVLFIILLWIVVIFKLYPIIKGFKEGKSGSSKHDVSIKSKPKQENSKEEFFFRKYADSLYSEYYDIPDVSVYDYIPDDEVYGSNEKFYFVVIEKKLKFNSVYQLPFVAGMKKAVEYFKNNKKALNQYNKRTTELKKYIGKRQIENNIFKITFTEKDNFENIKIEIATYHTKIDAFSLKPPEPEVLMQNGFDFIKYHVNTNSKKVDYNNAAAVGYANKYTSNPLNMSSDISVWNPEYKTYDNDCANYVSQCIYAGGISPTAAWYPESLIWIRTGSPRYTSSGITDYMQQKKIFYSTNYSAVSEGGFICLTKESHVVFITANDSITILFNGHTNDRKMVSFPHLNESEAIYLSPNN
- the pdxS gene encoding pyridoxal 5'-phosphate synthase lyase subunit PdxS — its product is MDILDKLRGGVIMDVTNPEQAKIAENAGAVAVMALERIPADIRAAGGVSRMSDPRMIKEIIKAVKIPVMAKVRIGHFVEASILEAIGIDFIDESEVLSPADEVYHVDKNKFKVPFVCGARNLGEALRRIQEGAKMIRTKGEAGTGDVIQAVKHMRQIQSEMRQLTCLREDELYVAAKNFQVPYALVEYVHKHGKLPVPNFSAGGVATPADAALMVHLGADGVFVGSGIFKSGDPAKRAAAIVKAVKNYDNPAILAEVSENLGPAMVGINEEEIKVIMSERGV
- a CDS encoding galactokinase gives rise to the protein MGFNADIKNLENMGEGELKVELKKLFDEVYDASPEEGILIASPLSLTLMGEELDYNGGNVLNLCCDKSIYFFIRKNNSDKISLTDLVLNKKFEGLISGQAGKNQNPDSRKEGFASSIFNIILLTIQKINKHFENPLSGFDIMVFDKLRFKTGQTSLPAFEAGFCMGLLSLFKLKESFKAIASLCLEAKHEILNTKRGLSNQISSFSAKQDALNLFDSRDLSFLSLPLNLREYGIVIIGIRTNSEAYRASSNIRYMECEEGLRILQNKLDLDHLCEITEADYTYYQPSFLDKTIMRRVKHCITENARTSKAVMALEKGDMDLLGKLLCESHISMRDDFELMSTEQNVLFETAIIQRGCRGAKLVGNTEGCYILALVKKDALDEFYLEVHKRYFEKTGVSPEFFEFKSVAGVRIL